The Streptomyces sp. NBC_00224 genome has a window encoding:
- the lpdA gene encoding dihydrolipoyl dehydrogenase yields the protein MTENSVTPLHHTSDVNRVPDVIVIGGGTGGYSTALRAAALGLTVVLAERDKVGGTCLHRGCIPSKAMLHAAELVDGIAEARERWGVTATLDSVDWAALVATRDDIVSRNHKGVEGHLSHARVAVVRGSARLTGPRSVRVEGHGEFTARRGIVLATGSRPRMLPGLEADGRRVVTSDDALFAPGLPQSVLVLGGGAIGVEYASFHRSMGADVTLVEAADRLVPLEDADVSRHLTRGLKKRGIDVQTGARFLSAEILDNGVRATVRTARGETRTVEAERLLVAVGRAPVTDGLGLASAGLATDERGFVAPADWARLETAVPGIHVVGDLLPPPSLGLAHASFAEGLLVAETLAGLASPPVDYAAVPRVTYSSPQTASVGLTEADARNRGHDVVVNSMPLTAVAKGMVHGQGGVVKVVAERDGQVLGVHLVGPHVSEMIAESQLIVGWDAEPSDVARHIHAHPTLSEAVGETFLTLAGRGLHQQ from the coding sequence ATGACCGAGAACTCCGTAACCCCCTTGCACCACACGTCAGATGTGAACCGAGTGCCCGATGTGATCGTGATCGGCGGTGGCACCGGTGGCTACTCCACCGCGCTGCGCGCCGCCGCCCTCGGACTGACGGTCGTCCTCGCCGAGCGCGACAAGGTCGGCGGCACCTGCCTGCACCGCGGCTGCATCCCGAGCAAGGCGATGCTGCACGCGGCCGAGCTCGTCGACGGCATCGCCGAGGCGCGCGAGCGGTGGGGCGTGACGGCCACGCTCGACTCGGTGGACTGGGCCGCCCTGGTGGCCACCCGCGACGACATCGTCTCCCGCAACCACAAGGGCGTGGAGGGCCACCTCTCGCACGCCCGGGTCGCGGTGGTCCGGGGCAGCGCGCGGCTGACCGGACCCCGGAGCGTACGAGTGGAGGGGCACGGCGAGTTCACCGCCCGGCGCGGCATCGTCCTCGCCACGGGCTCCCGCCCCCGGATGCTGCCCGGCCTGGAGGCCGACGGGCGGCGCGTGGTCACGAGCGATGACGCGCTCTTCGCCCCTGGCCTTCCGCAGTCCGTCCTGGTCCTCGGCGGCGGCGCGATCGGGGTCGAGTACGCCTCCTTCCACCGTTCGATGGGCGCCGATGTCACCCTGGTAGAGGCCGCCGACCGGCTCGTGCCGCTCGAAGACGCCGATGTGAGCCGCCACTTGACCCGCGGCCTGAAGAAGCGCGGCATCGACGTCCAGACCGGCGCCCGCTTCCTGAGCGCGGAGATCCTGGACAACGGCGTACGAGCGACCGTACGCACCGCGCGCGGCGAGACCCGTACCGTCGAGGCCGAGCGGCTGCTGGTCGCCGTGGGCCGGGCCCCGGTGACCGATGGGCTCGGCCTGGCTTCGGCCGGACTGGCCACGGACGAGCGCGGGTTCGTGGCCCCCGCCGACTGGGCCCGGCTCGAAACCGCCGTTCCCGGCATCCATGTCGTCGGTGATCTGCTGCCCCCTCCTTCCCTCGGCCTGGCCCACGCCTCGTTCGCCGAGGGCCTGCTGGTGGCCGAGACCCTCGCCGGTCTGGCGTCACCGCCGGTCGACTACGCGGCGGTGCCCCGTGTCACGTACTCCTCTCCGCAGACCGCCTCGGTGGGTCTGACCGAGGCGGACGCCCGCAACCGCGGACACGACGTCGTCGTCAACTCGATGCCCCTGACGGCCGTCGCCAAGGGGATGGTGCACGGCCAGGGCGGTGTGGTGAAGGTCGTCGCCGAGCGCGACGGGCAGGTCCTCGGCGTCCATCTCGTGGGCCCCCATGTCTCCGAGATGATCGCCGAGTCCCAGCTGATCGTCGGCTGGGACGCCGAACCGTCCGATGTGGCCCGCCACATCCACGCCCACCCGACCCTGTCGGAAGCGGTCGGCGAGACGTTCCTGACCCTCGCGGGACGCGGCCTCCACCAGCAGTGA
- a CDS encoding LysR substrate-binding domain-containing protein yields MEYFVAVVEESSFTRAAELLHVTQPALSHQIKALEKSVGGDLLERLPRGVRLTPMGRAFLPHAQLAVRSAARAQRAARASAGARGGELHIAAVHSVAVGVLPDVFARWRREHPGVGLVLHEYASTEALEEELERGTADLAVGPRPRRWDGPVVEVGDEEIALIVPFDDPLAGRSSVRLEELADHNWVRCAMEPSVDGVPFLDLVCGRAGFTPRTALRTEHTSTAVRMAAAGVGVVAAPSHVVRGGIGEDCVVLPVDPPWRRALAVFSRVELTGAAAAFAELLRGSAPYGGRGVSPVRPNADRDCEAPVVR; encoded by the coding sequence ATGGAGTACTTCGTCGCGGTCGTCGAGGAGTCCTCGTTCACGCGCGCGGCCGAGCTGCTGCACGTCACCCAGCCCGCGCTCTCCCACCAGATCAAGGCGCTGGAGAAGTCCGTCGGCGGCGATCTGCTCGAACGGCTGCCGCGCGGGGTGCGGCTCACCCCCATGGGCCGCGCCTTCCTGCCCCACGCCCAGCTCGCCGTGCGCAGCGCCGCACGCGCCCAGCGGGCGGCTCGCGCCTCGGCCGGGGCGCGGGGCGGCGAACTGCACATCGCGGCCGTGCACTCGGTGGCCGTCGGGGTGCTCCCCGACGTCTTCGCCCGCTGGCGCCGTGAGCACCCGGGCGTCGGCCTCGTCCTGCACGAGTACGCCTCCACCGAGGCGCTGGAGGAGGAGCTCGAACGCGGCACGGCCGACCTCGCCGTGGGACCCCGGCCGCGCCGCTGGGACGGGCCGGTGGTCGAGGTCGGGGACGAGGAGATCGCCCTCATCGTCCCGTTCGACGACCCGCTCGCCGGGCGGTCGAGCGTGCGGCTGGAAGAGCTGGCGGACCACAACTGGGTGCGGTGTGCGATGGAGCCGTCGGTGGACGGGGTGCCGTTCCTCGACCTGGTCTGCGGCCGGGCGGGCTTCACGCCCCGCACCGCCCTGCGCACCGAGCACACCTCCACGGCGGTACGGATGGCCGCGGCCGGGGTCGGTGTCGTCGCCGCCCCGTCGCACGTGGTCCGGGGCGGGATCGGTGAGGACTGTGTGGTGCTGCCCGTCGACCCGCCGTGGAGGCGCGCCCTCGCGGTCTTCTCCCGCGTGGAGCTGACCGGTGCGGCGGCCGCCTTCGCCGAGCTGCTGCGCGGGTCCGCGCCGTACGGGGGCAGGGGCGTATCACCCGTACGGCCGAACGCCGATCGCGACTGCGAGGCGCCGGTGGTCCGCTGA
- a CDS encoding cytochrome P450, with protein sequence MPVGLAPDAVGSLDLASRAAVPAGSGLDTPAPRAVAPAPGVPATPSLLGPEAVSDRYGFYRTLRESYPLLWDDRLGAWLVSRYGDVAAALGDPGLVRPRRGPCCWPGEVWCEGPRREVDDEAFGVLREVSERTAFVLARRLAQREVADLAQEFCHWLPVGTAATALGLSCAELARGSRAGGRRAGPAASLAVLCADRSALIGKALASLLANLLDRPDEWAAVRDAPGALTAAWAESLRRNPPVHVVLRRARGDIRMADGTIPAGAAVALLVGAASRDPDRFAAPDRFDPRRTAPAQLAFGPPDCPAARVAELQAECAVRALCEAMPKLRWAEGFRPTETGLLTRAPRTLLVRPA encoded by the coding sequence GTGCCGGTGGGCCTCGCGCCCGACGCGGTCGGCTCTTTGGATCTCGCGTCCCGCGCGGCCGTCCCGGCAGGCTCCGGGCTCGACACGCCTGCCCCGCGCGCGGTCGCCCCCGCGCCCGGCGTGCCCGCCACGCCCTCCCTCCTCGGCCCCGAAGCGGTGAGCGACCGGTACGGCTTCTATCGCACCCTGCGCGAGTCGTACCCCCTCCTGTGGGACGACCGGCTCGGGGCGTGGCTGGTCAGCCGGTACGGGGATGTCGCGGCCGCGCTGGGCGACCCCGGGCTCGTCCGGCCCCGGCGTGGGCCGTGCTGCTGGCCCGGTGAGGTGTGGTGCGAGGGGCCCCGCCGCGAGGTGGACGACGAGGCGTTCGGGGTGCTGCGGGAGGTGTCCGAGCGGACCGCCTTCGTGCTCGCGCGGCGGCTGGCGCAGCGCGAAGTGGCCGACCTGGCCCAGGAGTTCTGCCACTGGCTGCCCGTGGGGACCGCCGCCACCGCGCTGGGGCTGTCGTGCGCGGAGCTGGCACGCGGCAGCCGGGCCGGGGGCCGGCGTGCGGGCCCGGCCGCGTCCCTGGCCGTGCTCTGCGCCGATCGGTCCGCCCTGATCGGCAAGGCCCTTGCCTCCCTTCTCGCGAACCTCCTCGATCGTCCGGATGAGTGGGCAGCCGTGCGGGACGCGCCGGGCGCCCTTACGGCCGCGTGGGCCGAGTCCCTGCGGCGGAACCCGCCCGTCCATGTCGTGCTGAGGCGGGCGCGCGGGGATATCCGCATGGCCGACGGCACGATCCCCGCGGGCGCCGCGGTCGCCCTGCTGGTCGGGGCCGCGAGCCGGGACCCCGATCGGTTCGCCGCCCCGGACCGGTTCGACCCCCGCCGGACCGCTCCGGCCCAGCTCGCTTTCGGGCCCCCGGACTGCCCGGCCGCGCGCGTGGCCGAACTCCAGGCGGAGTGCGCGGTGCGGGCGCTGTGCGAGGCCATGCCGAAGCTCCGGTGGGCCGAGGGCTTCCGGCCCACCGAGACCGGGCTGCTCACCCGGGCCCCGCGGACCCTTCTGGTACGACCCGCCTGA
- the treY gene encoding malto-oligosyltrehalose synthase — protein sequence MTPTATYRLQLQPDFPFRAAERAVPYLASLGVSHLHLSPVLESVPGSTHGYDVVDHARVREELGGEEGLRRLARTARAAGLGLVLDIVPNHMAASPRHNRQLWEVLREGPDSPYATWFDIDWAAGGGKVLLPVLAGPLGGELDRLTVNRGRGVLAYGEAHEFPLRAGTEGLPLPELLDAQWYRLGWWRLARTELNYRRFFTISELIGVRVEDENVFAATHAKVLELVRDGVVDGLRVDHPDGLADPETYLRRLNTATGGAWTVVEKILARTEPLPPGWPVAGTTGYDALRRIDGLFTDPVGHRELLGHYQEFTGQDGDRGGHWEPTARRAAYEVVTHDLAAEVDRLTRAAARLCARDPGLRDHAPWALRLALRELLVRMPVYRPYRTGGQEVLTPETARRAREAFAVPEEAAAVDAVRDLVLGRHGVRADGDDLELRAFQARFAQTSSALRAKSLEDTAFYRHVALSSANEVGGDPGQPTVSPDEFHSYCTRISRDWPATGTVLSTHDTKRSADVRARIAVLSECPGQWRALLDRLSEPPSPDPQLAWTAWQTAVGLGGTGLTEERLGGALLKAAREAGLRTSWTEQDPVYERALTDFAASGPAGALAARIAEFSRSLASATRANVLGAALTHLTMPGVPDVYQGTESECLTLVDPDNRRPVDFPETGLGSPSGEKGEVSVAALRLRRELPEVFGELSTYEPLIATGPAADHCLAFSRSGEVVTAVTRLSLRLAELGGWGPTELALPEGVWAHVLSTDRSGQSHQSSRSSREFRGAVKLRDLFADRPVALLRRVVPEGSAGPG from the coding sequence ATGACACCCACTGCGACCTACCGGCTGCAGCTCCAGCCGGACTTCCCCTTCCGTGCCGCCGAGCGCGCCGTGCCGTATCTGGCCTCGCTCGGGGTGTCGCATCTCCATCTGTCGCCGGTACTGGAGTCGGTGCCGGGGTCGACGCACGGCTACGACGTCGTCGACCACGCGCGCGTACGCGAAGAGCTCGGCGGCGAGGAGGGGCTGCGGCGGCTCGCCCGCACCGCCCGGGCGGCCGGGCTCGGCCTGGTGCTCGACATCGTCCCGAACCACATGGCGGCGTCGCCGCGCCACAACCGGCAGCTGTGGGAGGTACTGCGCGAGGGTCCCGACTCGCCGTACGCCACATGGTTCGACATCGACTGGGCGGCGGGCGGCGGCAAGGTGCTGCTGCCGGTCCTCGCCGGGCCGCTCGGGGGCGAGCTGGACCGGCTGACGGTGAACCGGGGAAGGGGAGTACTGGCGTACGGGGAGGCGCATGAGTTCCCCTTGCGCGCCGGTACGGAGGGGCTGCCCCTGCCCGAGCTGCTGGACGCCCAGTGGTACCGGCTCGGCTGGTGGCGCCTCGCCCGCACCGAGCTCAACTACCGCCGCTTCTTCACCATTTCGGAGCTCATCGGTGTCCGCGTGGAGGACGAGAACGTCTTCGCCGCCACCCACGCCAAGGTGCTGGAGCTGGTCCGGGACGGGGTGGTGGACGGGCTGCGGGTGGACCACCCGGACGGGCTGGCCGATCCCGAAACGTATCTGCGGCGCCTGAACACGGCGACCGGAGGCGCCTGGACGGTGGTGGAAAAGATCCTCGCCCGCACCGAGCCGCTGCCGCCCGGGTGGCCGGTCGCCGGGACGACCGGCTACGACGCGCTCCGCCGGATCGACGGCCTCTTCACCGATCCGGTCGGCCATCGGGAACTTCTCGGCCACTACCAGGAGTTCACAGGTCAGGACGGCGACCGGGGCGGGCACTGGGAGCCGACCGCACGCCGTGCCGCGTACGAGGTGGTCACGCACGACCTGGCCGCCGAAGTGGACCGCCTGACGCGCGCGGCGGCCCGGCTGTGCGCCCGCGACCCGGGGCTGCGCGACCACGCGCCGTGGGCACTGCGGCTCGCCCTGCGCGAACTGCTGGTCCGGATGCCGGTCTACCGCCCGTACCGGACCGGCGGGCAGGAGGTGCTGACCCCGGAGACGGCGCGCCGAGCGCGGGAGGCCTTCGCGGTACCGGAGGAGGCCGCGGCGGTCGACGCCGTACGGGACCTCGTGCTCGGACGTCACGGGGTGAGGGCCGACGGCGACGACCTCGAACTACGCGCCTTCCAAGCCCGTTTCGCGCAGACATCGTCGGCCTTGCGCGCCAAGTCCCTGGAAGACACGGCATTTTATCGACATGTAGCCCTCTCGTCCGCCAACGAGGTGGGCGGCGACCCCGGGCAACCAACCGTGTCCCCGGACGAGTTCCACTCCTACTGCACCCGGATCTCCCGCGACTGGCCGGCCACCGGGACCGTACTGTCCACGCACGACACCAAGCGCAGCGCGGACGTACGGGCACGGATCGCCGTACTCTCCGAGTGCCCGGGGCAGTGGAGGGCCCTGCTCGACCGGCTCTCCGAGCCGCCCTCGCCCGATCCGCAGCTGGCCTGGACGGCCTGGCAGACGGCGGTCGGCCTCGGCGGCACCGGCCTCACCGAGGAGCGGCTGGGCGGCGCCCTGCTCAAGGCCGCGCGCGAGGCGGGCCTGCGTACGAGCTGGACCGAACAGGATCCGGTGTACGAGAGGGCGCTGACCGACTTCGCCGCGTCGGGCCCCGCCGGGGCACTCGCGGCGCGGATCGCGGAGTTCTCCCGCAGCCTGGCGTCGGCCACACGCGCCAACGTGCTGGGGGCCGCGCTGACGCATCTGACGATGCCGGGCGTGCCGGATGTGTACCAGGGCACGGAGTCGGAGTGCCTGACGCTGGTCGACCCGGACAACCGACGGCCGGTGGACTTCCCGGAGACCGGCCTGGGCTCACCTTCGGGCGAGAAGGGCGAGGTATCCGTGGCGGCTCTTCGACTGAGGCGGGAACTTCCGGAGGTGTTCGGGGAGTTGAGTACGTACGAGCCGCTGATCGCCACCGGGCCGGCCGCCGACCACTGCCTCGCGTTCTCCCGTTCCGGCGAGGTGGTGACAGCGGTGACCCGGCTCTCCCTACGGCTGGCCGAGTTGGGCGGCTGGGGCCCGACGGAGCTGGCGCTGCCGGAGGGAGTGTGGGCCCATGTCCTGAGCACCGACCGCTCCGGACAGTCCCACCAATCGAGCCGCTCCAGCCGGGAGTTCAGGGGGGCGGTGAAGCTGCGCGATCTGTTCGCCGACCGTCCGGTCGCGCTGCTCAGGCGGGTCGTACCAGAAGGGTCCGCGGGGCCCGGGTGA
- a CDS encoding MFS transporter, with amino-acid sequence MSGALHTYRKVIALTGPLLPVVSFLGRLPTAMCQLGSVLLVAETSGSLATAGLAGGALALGQTAGGPLLGRAADRHGQRRVVLAAALVNAAAVTALVLAALAHAGTGRLALLGALAGASVPQVGPLARSRTVSLARRAGAGADERTVAAALSFEGTLDEVSFVLGPALVGLAAALAHPAVALLVAAGLLAVCGTAFALHPTAGQVVPEERVRAPRTRLPGAVYALRATMVLQGAMFGASQAGITALTERLDRASQTGLVYAAMGVMSAAAGLAMVAVPEGLALRARWRIATAALVVLSVPLLFVGSLGTLYAAVVVLGVAYAPHLITLFALTERLVPAARLAESMAFLTSGIVGGQALALALSGRLAQDHGPVAAFAVMVVAAALCAVLSWSVRGLAVPARTEGSPRPLRQDAAAPSDSAPQG; translated from the coding sequence ATGTCCGGAGCCCTGCACACGTATCGCAAGGTCATCGCCCTCACCGGGCCGCTGCTCCCCGTCGTCTCGTTCCTCGGACGGCTGCCGACGGCCATGTGCCAGCTGGGCAGCGTGCTGCTGGTCGCCGAGACCAGTGGCAGCCTGGCCACCGCCGGGCTCGCGGGCGGCGCGCTCGCCCTCGGCCAGACCGCCGGCGGCCCGCTCCTGGGCCGCGCCGCCGACCGTCACGGCCAGCGGCGCGTGGTGCTCGCCGCGGCGCTCGTCAACGCGGCCGCCGTCACCGCCCTCGTCCTGGCCGCGCTCGCCCACGCGGGGACCGGCCGGCTGGCCCTGCTGGGGGCGCTCGCCGGGGCCAGCGTGCCGCAGGTCGGCCCGCTGGCCCGGAGCCGGACCGTGTCCCTGGCACGGCGCGCGGGGGCGGGGGCGGACGAGCGGACCGTGGCGGCGGCGCTCTCCTTCGAAGGCACCCTCGACGAGGTGTCGTTCGTGCTCGGACCCGCCCTCGTCGGGCTCGCCGCGGCGCTCGCCCACCCGGCGGTCGCGCTGCTGGTCGCGGCAGGGCTGCTCGCCGTCTGCGGCACCGCCTTCGCCCTGCATCCGACCGCCGGGCAGGTGGTGCCCGAGGAGCGTGTCCGGGCGCCGCGCACCCGGCTGCCGGGGGCGGTGTACGCGCTGCGCGCCACCATGGTGCTCCAGGGTGCCATGTTCGGCGCCTCCCAGGCGGGCATCACCGCCCTCACCGAACGGCTGGACCGGGCGTCGCAGACCGGGCTCGTGTACGCCGCGATGGGCGTGATGAGCGCGGCGGCGGGTCTCGCCATGGTCGCCGTACCGGAAGGGCTCGCGCTACGCGCGCGTTGGCGGATCGCCACCGCCGCTCTGGTGGTGCTCTCCGTGCCGCTGCTCTTCGTCGGGTCGCTGGGAACTCTTTACGCGGCGGTGGTCGTTCTCGGTGTGGCGTACGCCCCGCATCTGATCACCCTCTTCGCGCTGACCGAACGGCTCGTCCCCGCCGCCCGGTTGGCCGAGTCCATGGCGTTCCTGACCAGCGGGATCGTCGGCGGGCAGGCGCTCGCCCTCGCGCTGTCGGGGCGGCTGGCCCAGGACCACGGGCCGGTGGCGGCCTTCGCGGTCATGGTGGTCGCGGCGGCCTTGTGCGCGGTCCTCTCGTGGTCCGTACGGGGCCTGGCGGTCCCCGCACGGACCGAGGGATCCCCGCGCCCGCTCAGGCAGGACGCCGCAGCACCGTCAGACTCCGCCCCACAAGGGTGA